The Pseudomonas parafulva genome window below encodes:
- a CDS encoding non-ribosomal peptide synthetase, which yields MSINELLATLSAKDIQLALKDGQLAVQGNRQALSDPALVASLREHKPALVALIERGEYVARSGAAPIPANAIPAHCTRITPALLNLVELDQACIDRLVESIPGGHANVQDIYPLAPLQQGILYHHASAEGSDPYIMQSRFAFASRGHLLAFVEALQAVIDRHDILRTSVHWQGLEAPLQVVWRQARLAVCEVASVDERIDLTQAPLVRLLCEPLAGDGRLYATLQFHHIALDHSALEVVRHEMQAVLRGQGQSLGAPVPFRNYVGQALLGVSQAQHEAFFREQLGDIAEPTLAYGLQDVQGDGRAPLEASLTLPVALSAGLRSQARSLGVSLASLFHLAWARVLGGLTGREAVVFGTVLMGRLMGAEANDRALGIFINTLPLRVDLGDDELIPAIRATHKRLTTLMRHEHAPLALAQRCSGVDAPTPLFNALLNYRHSAPVAEGQARSAWDGIEVLASEERTNYPLTLSVDDLGQDLRLTLLYSAQVPGERVCAYLHKTLDSLVHALQHTPERTVGQLDMLPDAEREHLLEHFNAHPGAEQTSLTVHQRIERQAQEHPEAVAATCGDAILSYAELEQRANGLARCLVALGVQPEDRVAILARRGLDALIGLLATFKAGAGYVPIDPAHPDERIAYLLQDSAPTAVLTLGALRPRLGACSLPVIELDRGNWPSSEQAPVVEALSVAHLAYVIYTSGSTGLPKGVMVEHRTLNNLIDWHCRAFDLCHGRHTSSLAGFGFDAMAWEVWPALCAGATLHIAPSSEQGEDLDALLAWWRGCPLDVSFLPTPVAEYAFSHQLDHPTLRTLLIGGDRLRQFNRHPGFTVVNNYGPTETTVVASSGAVTPGGVLHIGAPVDNARLYVLDAHGQPTPLGVAGELYIGGAGVARGYLGRPQMTAERFLDDPFSPQPGARLYRSGDLVRWLEDGTLEYLGRNDDQVKIRGVRIELGEIEGRLALLPGINEAVVLAREDRPGQPRLVAYFTGQDAVEVASPAQLRAQLQAHLPDAMVPVAFVRLAALPLTANGKLDRRALPAPSRADLFERRYEAPQGELEQTLAQLWQGLLQIERVGRHDHFFELGGHSLLAMRLVAQVRQRLGVELALGSLFAQAELSAMAEVVATAARSELPAVLAVSREQPLPLSFAQQRLWFLAQMNGASQAYNIALALELRGDLDSTALAQALALIVQRHETLRSQFFAVEGEPWVRVSEQRLVVQRETLAADADEQSLRQRIRDEAAQPFDLAQDLPLRARVLQVEPTRHVLLLTVHHIVADGWSMGVLTRELSALYSALREGRPALLEPLSIQYGDYAVWQRRWLQGEALQRQGAFWQETLSGAPALLSLPTDRPRPARQDYAGASLEIQLDPRLAQDLKALCQRQQVTPFMLFMGAWAVLLGRLSGQTDVVIGTPVAGRRQAEVEGLIGLFVNSLAIRLDLEDAPDVATLLARVKAQVLAAQAHQDLPFEQVVDLLKPPRSLAHTPLYQVSLEWQGGHDYATGLEGLSLRNLGQGTDFAKFDLSLSLGETAHGFSGALSYATALFDRQTIERYSGYLQHLLWVMAASDGALLSQVVLPDAVERRRLLVEFNDTAVDYDLAQTVHGLFETQAVRTPARIAVRAEQAALSYGELNAEANRLAHHLMALGVRPDDRVAICVERGLSMVIGLLAILKAGGAYVPVDPDYPVERIRHMLTDSAPTAVLGHAATRALLAEFDVPLLDLDQPNWRELPCDNPKVGGLKPEHLAYVIYTSGSTGLPKGVMNEHRGVVNRLLWTQDAYGLGAEDVVLQKTPFSFDVSVWEFFWPLQTGAQLVMARPGGHRDPQYLRQVIAERSVTTLHFVPSMLDVFLAFGDAEPAQLKRVLCSGEALPGSLVRRFKAQLPSVELHNLYGPTEAAVDVSAWHCAEPLAQTPDNTPIGKPIANTTLYVLDAQGQPVPQGVAGELYIGGVQVARGYLNRDDLSAERFIDDPFGTRPGARLYRTGDLARHLADGTLEYLGRNDDQVKIRGLRIELGEIQACLTRVEGVQEAAVLALDVPPSGKRLVAYYTGVEQDTQALRAALLGQLPEFMVPAQFLHLTRLPLSPNGKLDRKALPQPKVEALQQQAYHAPQGAEETLVAELCGQLLGLERVGRHDNFFTLGGHSLLAVTLVARLRARGLALDIQALFSAPDLAALAATLQPLEQVQVPANRIAADCIRITPELLPLVTLEQEAIERIVAQVEGGCANVQDIYPLGPLQTGMLFHHLAHEAEAAYVLQADFRLADRSRLQRLHQALDHVIARHDSLRSAFHWQGLAEPVQVVWRHAPLQVVQAGDIADVRQFDLGRAPLLRLVHRTDPDSGRIEASLLFHHLVMDHVALALLRSELQACLLDQAQQLPAAVPYRNYIAQLQHSHDPARAEAFFREQLADIDEPTLAYGGHARPHLDAVTEHHQRLDAALSRRVRELARQQGVSAASLMHLAWAQVLGQLSGRDSVVFGTVLLGRLRGGEGAERGLGVYINTLPLRLDLAGQSAQAALQQAHARLTGLLAHEQAPLALAQRCSALPNGAPLFSALLNYRHGTPAGEHDDERAAWDGIEVVQAQERSNYPLALSIDDLGEGFSLTAQTEPGIDARRLCGYLQQGLEALLQALEGERQAGLEQLSVVPADEAQRLRERFNASERRYPRDLAVHRLFEQQVARHPLAVAAREQDRSLTYAELNAHANRLAHYLIEQGVAPGDHVALLLPRSLELLQAQLAVAKCGAAYVPLDIQAPAERQGYMVQDCQAVALICASDARLGYRARRIDLDRLDLSGQPEHNPGLAQGGDSVAYVMYTSGSTGAPKGVRVAHRGIVRLVLDDGYADFSAQDRMAFAANPAFDASTVEVWGALLNGGQVLVIDPDTLLDPVRLGRALDEGGATVMFVTTALFNQYVQMIPQVLAGLRVLMCGGERADPEAFRSLLAQAPALRLVHCYGPTETTTYATAGQVRELPAEAEQVPIGTPIGGTQVYVLDAYLRPVPLGAVGELYIGGDGVALGYLNRPELTAERFLDDPFSARPGARLYRTGDLGRWRDDGQLECLGRNDDQVKIRGLRIELGEIEHHLAQCPGINEVVVMAQGLAPGQSARLVAWFTVQDPSLEVGTVRRWLQTRLPAYMLPSAWLRLDALPLTNNGKIDRKALPQPSPQDLLESLYQAPATALERQLAALWAPVLEVERVGRHDSFFDLGGHSLLAIRLIGLLREQGLTVSLAELFQHPSVAALAQHLDSGEDANVEALVCVRAEGREPALFLIHEFSGMDFYFPVLGRALDGDFPIYGVPGLALGQAQPDTLEALARAQIERIRQVQPQGPYRLAGWSFGGLLAYEIAAQLLGADQPVEFLGLIDTWQPRWVDQGKARWQGARVLQRQLLLHCAGYWQGQGTEGAAQLAQVQALDDGQASFAVLLTACREQGLLYPELATADDEQLQWFFERELAHAHAMAHYRPEALGIAIHLFQACDSRRHHGDVAHLGWDRTVPAGQLRCIEVPGDHLSMMQAPHVQALGCALGEALQAARGGECAPWADFQPLVAIQSGQGGYAPVFCLPGAGDSVTRFIGLAEALGSEWPVYGLQSRGLDAAAPPHSSIEAAAACHVRAIEALHPHGPLNLVGHSFGGWVAHAVAVRLQAQGREVRSLTLIDSEAPGSDSVCGRPYTATAALQRLIESLQLSSGRDLQLDRDAFAALDDAQQLSTLHQAMVRVGLMPARSSLQALQGIARTFASALRTPYLAPGVYSGPVSLVLVADATLDAAGNQREQAAMQAGWQRVLPQLTLWHGPGNHYSILKTPEVFSLAAWWHDGQRLVRVTP from the coding sequence GTGAGCATCAACGAACTGTTGGCCACCCTGTCGGCCAAGGATATCCAGCTGGCCCTCAAGGACGGGCAACTGGCCGTGCAGGGCAACCGCCAGGCGCTGAGCGATCCCGCGCTGGTGGCGAGCCTGCGCGAACACAAGCCGGCACTGGTCGCACTGATCGAGCGCGGCGAGTATGTCGCCCGCAGTGGCGCCGCGCCGATCCCGGCCAATGCCATCCCGGCGCACTGCACGCGGATCACGCCGGCGCTGCTCAACCTGGTCGAACTGGACCAGGCCTGCATCGACCGCCTGGTGGAATCGATTCCCGGCGGCCACGCCAACGTGCAGGACATCTACCCGCTGGCGCCGTTGCAGCAGGGCATCCTTTATCACCACGCCAGCGCCGAAGGCAGCGATCCGTACATCATGCAGTCACGCTTCGCCTTCGCCAGCCGGGGGCACCTGCTGGCGTTCGTCGAGGCTTTGCAGGCGGTGATCGACCGTCACGATATCCTGCGCACTTCGGTGCACTGGCAGGGCCTGGAGGCGCCGCTGCAGGTGGTGTGGCGCCAGGCGCGCCTGGCGGTGTGCGAGGTGGCGTCGGTCGATGAGCGCATCGACCTGACCCAGGCGCCGCTGGTGCGCCTGCTCTGTGAACCGCTGGCCGGCGATGGCCGGCTGTACGCCACGCTGCAGTTCCATCACATCGCCCTGGACCACAGCGCGTTGGAGGTGGTGCGCCATGAGATGCAGGCGGTGCTGCGCGGACAGGGTCAGTCGCTGGGCGCGCCGGTGCCGTTTCGCAACTATGTGGGCCAGGCTCTGCTGGGCGTGAGCCAGGCGCAGCACGAAGCATTCTTCCGCGAGCAACTGGGCGACATCGCCGAGCCGACCCTGGCCTATGGGTTGCAGGACGTGCAAGGCGATGGCCGTGCGCCGCTGGAGGCCAGCCTGACGCTGCCTGTGGCGTTGTCTGCGGGCCTGCGCAGTCAGGCGCGCAGCCTTGGGGTGAGCCTGGCCAGCCTGTTCCACCTGGCCTGGGCGCGGGTGCTGGGCGGGTTGACCGGGCGCGAGGCGGTGGTGTTCGGCACGGTGCTGATGGGGCGTCTGATGGGCGCCGAGGCCAACGACCGCGCCTTGGGCATCTTCATCAATACCTTGCCGCTGCGGGTGGACCTGGGCGATGACGAGCTGATCCCGGCCATCAGGGCCACCCACAAACGCCTGACTACCCTGATGCGCCACGAGCATGCGCCGCTGGCCCTGGCCCAACGCTGCAGTGGCGTGGATGCGCCGACGCCGCTGTTCAACGCTTTGCTCAACTACCGTCACAGCGCCCCGGTCGCCGAGGGGCAGGCGCGTTCGGCCTGGGACGGCATCGAGGTGCTGGCCAGCGAAGAACGCACCAACTACCCGCTGACGTTGAGCGTCGATGACCTGGGCCAGGACCTGCGCCTGACCTTGCTGTACAGCGCCCAGGTGCCGGGCGAGCGTGTCTGCGCCTATCTGCACAAGACCCTGGACAGCCTGGTGCACGCCTTGCAGCACACCCCAGAGCGGACGGTCGGACAGCTGGACATGCTGCCCGACGCCGAGCGCGAGCACCTGCTGGAGCATTTCAATGCGCACCCTGGCGCTGAGCAAACGTCGCTCACCGTGCACCAGCGCATCGAGCGGCAGGCGCAGGAGCACCCGGAGGCCGTGGCCGCCACCTGCGGCGACGCCATCCTGAGCTACGCCGAACTGGAGCAACGCGCCAATGGTCTGGCGCGTTGCCTGGTGGCCCTTGGCGTGCAGCCGGAGGACCGCGTCGCCATCCTCGCCCGACGCGGCCTCGATGCCCTGATCGGGCTGCTGGCCACGTTCAAGGCCGGGGCCGGCTACGTGCCGATCGACCCGGCGCACCCCGATGAGCGTATCGCCTATCTGCTCCAGGACAGCGCCCCGACCGCCGTGCTGACCCTGGGCGCGCTGCGCCCGCGCTTGGGCGCGTGCAGCCTGCCGGTGATCGAACTGGATCGCGGCAACTGGCCGTCGAGCGAGCAAGCGCCGGTGGTCGAGGCGTTGAGCGTCGCTCACCTGGCCTATGTGATCTACACCTCCGGTTCCACCGGCCTGCCCAAGGGCGTGATGGTCGAGCACCGCACGCTGAACAACCTGATCGACTGGCACTGCCGCGCCTTCGACCTGTGCCACGGTCGGCACACCTCGAGCCTGGCCGGCTTCGGCTTCGATGCCATGGCCTGGGAAGTGTGGCCGGCGCTGTGTGCCGGCGCGACCCTGCACATCGCGCCGTCCAGCGAACAGGGCGAAGACCTCGATGCCTTGCTCGCCTGGTGGCGCGGCTGCCCGCTGGATGTCAGCTTCCTGCCCACTCCGGTGGCCGAATATGCCTTCAGCCATCAACTCGACCACCCGACCTTGCGCACCCTGCTGATCGGCGGCGATCGCCTGCGTCAGTTCAATCGCCACCCCGGCTTCACGGTGGTCAACAACTATGGCCCCACCGAAACCACCGTGGTCGCCAGCTCCGGCGCGGTGACCCCTGGCGGCGTGCTGCATATTGGCGCGCCGGTCGACAATGCCCGGCTCTACGTGCTCGACGCCCACGGCCAGCCGACGCCGCTGGGCGTGGCGGGCGAGCTTTATATCGGCGGCGCCGGCGTGGCCCGCGGTTACCTGGGCCGGCCACAGATGACCGCCGAGCGCTTTCTGGACGACCCTTTCAGCCCGCAGCCGGGCGCGCGCCTGTACCGCAGCGGCGATCTGGTGCGCTGGCTGGAGGACGGCACGCTGGAGTACCTCGGGCGCAACGACGATCAGGTGAAGATCCGTGGCGTGCGCATCGAGCTGGGCGAGATCGAGGGTCGTCTGGCGCTGCTGCCAGGGATCAACGAGGCCGTGGTGCTGGCCCGCGAAGACCGTCCGGGGCAGCCGCGCCTGGTGGCGTATTTCACTGGCCAGGACGCCGTCGAAGTGGCCAGCCCCGCGCAGTTGCGCGCCCAGTTGCAGGCCCATCTGCCCGACGCCATGGTACCGGTGGCCTTCGTGCGGCTGGCGGCGCTGCCGCTGACGGCCAATGGCAAGCTCGACCGTCGTGCGCTGCCGGCACCCAGCCGCGCCGACCTGTTCGAGCGCCGCTACGAGGCGCCCCAGGGCGAGCTGGAACAGACCCTGGCCCAGCTCTGGCAAGGCTTGCTGCAGATAGAACGGGTGGGGCGGCACGATCACTTCTTCGAATTGGGCGGGCACTCGCTGCTGGCCATGCGCTTGGTGGCTCAGGTGCGCCAACGCCTGGGCGTGGAGCTGGCGCTGGGCAGCCTGTTCGCCCAGGCCGAGCTGTCGGCGATGGCCGAGGTGGTGGCCACGGCGGCGCGCAGTGAGTTGCCGGCGGTGCTGGCGGTGTCCCGCGAGCAGCCGCTGCCGTTGTCGTTCGCCCAGCAGCGGCTGTGGTTCCTGGCGCAGATGAACGGTGCCAGCCAGGCCTACAACATCGCCCTGGCGCTGGAGTTGCGTGGCGACTTGGACAGCACCGCGCTGGCGCAGGCGTTGGCACTGATCGTCCAGCGGCATGAGACGTTGCGCAGCCAGTTCTTCGCCGTCGAAGGCGAGCCGTGGGTGCGGGTCAGCGAACAGCGCCTGGTGGTGCAGCGCGAAACCCTGGCGGCCGACGCCGACGAGCAGTCCCTGCGGCAACGGATCCGCGATGAAGCGGCGCAGCCGTTCGACCTGGCTCAGGACCTGCCGCTGCGCGCCCGCGTGTTGCAGGTCGAACCGACCCGGCATGTGCTCTTGTTGACCGTGCACCATATCGTCGCCGATGGCTGGTCGATGGGCGTGCTCACCCGTGAACTGAGCGCGCTGTATTCGGCCCTGCGCGAGGGGCGGCCGGCGCTGCTCGAACCCCTGTCGATCCAGTACGGCGACTACGCCGTGTGGCAGCGCCGTTGGTTGCAGGGCGAGGCGTTGCAGCGCCAGGGGGCGTTCTGGCAGGAAACCCTGTCCGGTGCCCCGGCGCTGCTGAGCCTGCCCACCGACCGACCGCGCCCGGCGCGTCAGGACTACGCCGGTGCCAGCCTGGAGATCCAGCTGGACCCGCGCCTGGCGCAGGACCTCAAGGCGCTGTGCCAGCGCCAGCAGGTCACGCCATTCATGCTGTTCATGGGCGCCTGGGCGGTGCTGCTGGGGCGCCTGTCAGGGCAGACCGACGTGGTGATCGGCACCCCGGTGGCCGGCCGTCGCCAGGCCGAGGTGGAAGGCCTGATCGGCCTGTTCGTCAACTCCCTGGCCATCCGCCTGGACCTGGAAGACGCCCCGGACGTAGCCACCTTGCTGGCGCGGGTCAAGGCGCAGGTGCTGGCGGCCCAGGCCCATCAGGACCTGCCGTTCGAGCAGGTGGTGGACCTGCTCAAGCCGCCGCGCAGCCTGGCCCATACCCCGCTGTACCAAGTGTCGCTGGAATGGCAGGGCGGGCACGACTACGCCACCGGGCTGGAGGGCTTGAGCCTGCGCAACCTGGGGCAGGGCACCGATTTCGCCAAGTTCGACCTGAGCCTGAGCCTGGGCGAAACGGCGCATGGTTTCAGCGGTGCGCTGAGCTATGCGACGGCGCTGTTCGACCGGCAGACCATCGAGCGCTACAGCGGCTATCTGCAACACCTGCTGTGGGTCATGGCCGCGAGCGACGGGGCGCTGTTGTCCCAGGTGGTGTTGCCGGATGCGGTGGAGCGTCGGCGCTTGCTGGTCGAGTTCAACGACACGGCGGTGGACTACGACCTGGCGCAGACGGTCCATGGCCTGTTCGAGACGCAAGCGGTGCGCACGCCGGCGCGCATCGCCGTGCGCGCCGAGCAGGCGGCACTGAGCTATGGCGAACTCAACGCCGAGGCCAACCGATTGGCGCATCACCTGATGGCCCTGGGCGTCAGACCGGACGACCGCGTGGCGATCTGCGTGGAGCGGGGGCTGTCGATGGTGATCGGCTTGCTGGCGATCCTCAAAGCCGGCGGCGCCTACGTGCCGGTCGATCCGGATTATCCGGTCGAGCGCATCCGCCACATGCTCACCGACAGTGCGCCCACGGCAGTGCTGGGCCATGCCGCCACCCGCGCGCTGTTGGCTGAGTTCGACGTGCCGCTGCTCGACCTCGATCAGCCTAATTGGCGCGAATTGCCCTGCGACAATCCCAAGGTCGGAGGGCTGAAGCCTGAACACCTGGCCTACGTGATCTACACCTCGGGCTCCACGGGCCTGCCCAAAGGCGTGATGAACGAGCACCGCGGCGTGGTCAACCGTCTGCTGTGGACCCAGGACGCCTACGGCCTGGGCGCCGAAGACGTGGTTTTACAGAAAACCCCGTTCAGCTTCGACGTGTCGGTGTGGGAGTTCTTCTGGCCGTTGCAGACCGGTGCACAACTGGTCATGGCGCGACCTGGCGGCCACCGTGATCCGCAATATCTGCGCCAGGTGATCGCCGAGCGCAGCGTGACCACGCTGCACTTCGTGCCCTCGATGCTCGACGTGTTCCTGGCCTTTGGCGACGCCGAACCCGCGCAGCTCAAGCGCGTGCTGTGCAGTGGCGAGGCGCTGCCGGGCAGCCTGGTGCGGCGCTTCAAGGCGCAACTGCCGAGTGTCGAGCTGCACAACCTGTACGGCCCGACCGAGGCGGCGGTGGATGTCAGCGCCTGGCACTGCGCCGAGCCGCTGGCGCAGACGCCGGACAACACGCCGATCGGCAAGCCCATCGCCAACACCACGCTGTACGTGCTCGATGCGCAAGGCCAACCCGTACCGCAAGGCGTGGCCGGCGAGCTGTACATCGGTGGCGTGCAGGTCGCCCGTGGCTACCTGAACCGCGACGACCTGAGCGCTGAACGCTTCATCGACGACCCCTTCGGCACTCGACCTGGCGCGCGCCTGTACCGCACCGGTGACCTGGCCCGGCATCTGGCAGACGGCACCCTGGAGTACCTGGGGCGCAACGACGACCAAGTGAAGATTCGCGGGTTGCGCATCGAGCTGGGCGAGATCCAGGCTTGCCTGACCCGTGTCGAAGGCGTCCAGGAGGCGGCCGTGCTGGCGCTGGACGTGCCGCCTTCGGGCAAGCGTCTGGTGGCCTACTACACCGGCGTCGAGCAGGACACCCAGGCGCTGCGCGCCGCGCTGTTGGGGCAACTCCCGGAGTTCATGGTGCCGGCGCAGTTCCTGCACCTGACGCGCCTGCCGTTGAGCCCCAACGGCAAGCTCGACCGCAAGGCGCTGCCGCAGCCCAAGGTCGAAGCCTTGCAGCAACAGGCCTATCACGCCCCGCAAGGGGCTGAAGAAACCCTGGTCGCTGAGCTGTGCGGTCAGTTGCTGGGGCTGGAACGTGTGGGGCGGCACGACAATTTCTTTACGCTGGGGGGCCATTCGCTGCTGGCGGTAACGCTGGTCGCCCGCCTGCGCGCGCGCGGCCTGGCGCTGGATATCCAGGCCCTGTTCAGCGCGCCGGACCTGGCGGCGCTGGCCGCCACGCTGCAGCCGCTGGAGCAGGTGCAGGTACCGGCCAACCGCATCGCCGCCGACTGCATCCGTATCACCCCGGAACTGCTGCCTTTGGTCACCCTGGAGCAGGAGGCGATCGAGCGGATCGTCGCCCAGGTCGAGGGCGGCTGCGCCAATGTCCAGGACATCTACCCACTGGGACCGCTGCAGACCGGCATGCTCTTCCATCACTTGGCCCACGAGGCAGAAGCGGCCTATGTGTTGCAGGCCGACTTCCGCCTGGCCGACCGCAGTCGTCTGCAACGTCTGCACCAGGCTTTGGATCACGTGATCGCGCGGCACGACAGCCTGCGCAGTGCATTCCACTGGCAGGGCCTGGCCGAGCCGGTGCAGGTGGTCTGGCGCCACGCGCCGCTGCAGGTGGTGCAGGCGGGGGATATCGCCGATGTCCGCCAATTCGACCTGGGCCGGGCGCCGCTGCTGCGCCTGGTGCACCGCACCGACCCGGACAGCGGGCGGATCGAAGCGAGCCTGCTGTTCCATCACCTGGTCATGGACCATGTGGCCTTGGCACTGCTGCGCAGCGAGCTGCAAGCCTGTCTGCTCGACCAGGCTCAGCAACTGCCGGCGGCCGTGCCCTATCGCAACTACATCGCCCAGTTGCAGCACAGCCACGATCCGGCACGCGCCGAGGCGTTCTTCCGTGAACAGTTGGCGGACATCGACGAACCGACCCTGGCCTATGGCGGCCATGCCCGCCCGCATCTGGACGCCGTGACCGAGCACCATCAGCGACTGGACGCTGCGTTGAGTCGCCGGGTGCGTGAGCTGGCGCGCCAGCAGGGCGTCAGCGCTGCCAGCCTGATGCACCTGGCCTGGGCTCAGGTGCTCGGGCAATTGAGCGGACGCGATAGCGTGGTGTTCGGCACCGTGCTACTGGGCCGCCTGCGCGGTGGCGAGGGGGCCGAGCGGGGCCTTGGCGTGTACATCAACACCTTGCCGCTGCGCCTGGACTTGGCCGGGCAATCGGCCCAGGCCGCGTTGCAGCAGGCCCATGCCCGTTTGACCGGGCTGCTCGCCCACGAGCAGGCGCCGCTGGCCCTGGCCCAGCGCTGCAGTGCGCTGCCCAACGGCGCGCCGCTGTTCAGCGCGTTGCTCAATTACCGGCATGGCACCCCGGCCGGCGAACACGATGACGAACGCGCGGCCTGGGACGGCATCGAGGTGGTGCAGGCGCAGGAGCGCAGCAACTATCCGCTGGCGCTGAGCATCGACGACCTTGGCGAAGGCTTCAGCCTGACGGCGCAGACCGAGCCCGGTATCGATGCGCGGCGCCTCTGCGGCTATCTGCAGCAGGGGCTCGAGGCGCTGTTGCAGGCGCTGGAAGGCGAGCGCCAGGCGGGGCTGGAACAGCTTTCGGTGGTGCCTGCCGACGAAGCGCAACGCCTGCGCGAACGCTTCAATGCCAGCGAACGCCGCTACCCCCGTGACCTGGCAGTGCACCGCCTGTTCGAGCAGCAGGTGGCGCGCCATCCGCTGGCCGTGGCGGCGCGCGAGCAGGACCGCAGCCTGACCTATGCCGAACTCAACGCCCACGCCAATCGCCTGGCCCATTACCTGATCGAACAGGGCGTGGCGCCGGGTGACCACGTCGCGCTGCTGTTGCCGCGTTCGCTGGAACTGCTGCAAGCGCAGTTGGCCGTGGCCAAATGCGGCGCCGCCTATGTGCCGCTGGACATCCAGGCGCCCGCCGAGCGCCAGGGCTACATGGTGCAGGACTGCCAGGCCGTGGCGCTGATCTGTGCCAGCGACGCGCGCCTGGGCTACCGGGCCCGGCGCATCGACCTCGACCGGCTGGACCTTTCCGGCCAGCCGGAGCACAACCCCGGTCTGGCCCAGGGCGGCGACAGCGTGGCCTATGTGATGTACACCTCCGGTTCCACCGGGGCGCCGAAGGGCGTGCGCGTGGCCCATCGCGGCATCGTCCGCCTGGTGCTCGACGACGGCTACGCCGATTTCAGCGCCCAGGACCGTATGGCCTTCGCCGCCAACCCGGCCTTCGATGCCAGCACCGTGGAGGTCTGGGGCGCCTTGCTCAACGGCGGCCAGGTGCTGGTGATCGACCCGGACACGCTGCTCGACCCCGTGCGCCTGGGGCGTGCGCTGGACGAGGGTGGAGCGACGGTGATGTTCGTCACCACCGCGCTGTTCAACCAGTACGTGCAGATGATCCCGCAGGTGCTGGCTGGGCTGCGGGTGCTGATGTGTGGTGGCGAGCGCGCCGACCCCGAGGCCTTCCGCAGCCTCTTGGCCCAGGCCCCGGCGTTGCGCCTGGTGCACTGCTACGGCCCCACCGAGACCACCACCTACGCCACCGCCGGGCAGGTCCGCGAGCTGCCGGCAGAGGCCGAGCAGGTGCCCATCGGCACGCCCATCGGCGGCACCCAGGTGTACGTGCTGGATGCCTATCTGCGCCCTGTACCACTGGGCGCGGTGGGCGAGTTGTACATCGGCGGCGACGGCGTGGCGCTGGGCTACCTGAACCGCCCCGAGCTCACCGCCGAACGCTTCCTCGACGATCCCTTCAGCGCGCGCCCTGGCGCGCGGCTGTACCGCACCGGCGATCTGGGCCGTTGGCGCGACGACGGCCAACTCGAATGCCTGGGGCGCAACGACGATCAGGTGAAGATCCGTGGCTTGCGCATCGAACTGGGCGAGATCGAACACCACCTGGCCCAGTGCCCCGGCATCAACGAGGTGGTGGTCATGGCGCAGGGACTTGCCCCGGGCCAGTCGGCGCGTCTGGTCGCCTGGTTCACGGTCCAGGACCCGAGCCTGGAGGTCGGCACCGTGCGCCGTTGGCTGCAGACGCGTTTGCCCGCCTACATGCTGCCCTCGGCCTGGCTGCGGCTCGATGCGCTGCCTTTGACCAACAACGGCAAGATCGACCGCAAGGCCTTGCCGCAGCCTTCGCCCCAGGACCTGCTGGAGAGCCTGTACCAAGCACCGGCCACGGCGCTGGAGCGGCAGTTGGCCGCGCTGTGGGCGCCGGTGCTGGAGGTCGAGCGGGTGGGGCGGCATGACAGCTTCTTCGACCTGGGCGGCCACTCGCTGTTGGCGATCCGCTTGATCGGCCTGCTGCGCGAGCAGGGGCTGACGGTGTCGCTGGCCGAGCTGTTCCAGCACCCCAGCGTGGCCGCCCTGGCGCAGCACCTGGACAGCGGCGAAGACGCAAACGTCGAGGCCTTGGTCTGCGTGCGTGCCGAGGGCCGCGAGCCTGCGCTGTTCCTGATTCACGAATTCAGCGGCATGGACTTCTACTTCCCGGTGCTGGGCCGCGCCCTGGACGGCGACTTCCCGATCTACGGCGTGCCGGGCCTTGCCTTGGGCCAGGCCCAGCCCGACACGCTGGAAGCCCTGGCCCGCGCGCAGATCGAGCGCATCCGCCAGGTGCAGCCGCAGGGGCCGTACCGCCTGGCTGGCTGGTCCTTCGGCGGCCTGCTGGCCTATGAGATCGCCGCGCAACTGCTCGGGGCCGACCAGCCCGTCGAGTTTCTGGGCCTGATCGACACCTGGCAGCCGCGTTGGGTGGACCAGGGCAAGGCGCGCTGGCAGGGGGCACGGGTGCTGCAACGGCAATTGCTGCTGCACTGCGCCGGCTACTGGCAGGGTCAGGGCACCGAGGGCGCCGCGCAGTTGGCCCAGGTACAGGCGCTGGATGACGGGCAGGCGTCGTTCGCCGTGTTGCTGACGGCCTGCCGCGAGCAAGGCTTGCTCTATCCCGAGCTGGCCACGGCCGACGATGAGCAATTGCAGTGGTTCTTCGAACGCGAACTGGCCCACGCCCACGCCATGGCGCATTACCGTCCCGAAGCCTTGGGTATCGCCATCCATCTGTTCCAGGCCTGCGACAGCCGCCGTCACCATGGCGACGTGGCGCACCTGGGCTGGGACCGTACGGTGCCGGCGGGCCAGTTGCGCTGTATCGAAGTGCCGGGCGATCACCTGAGCATGATGCAGGCGCCGCACGTGCAGGCGCTCGGCTGCGCGCTGGGCGAAGCCTTGCAGGCCGCCCGTGGCGGCGAGTGTGCGCCATGGGCCGATTTCCAGCCGCTGGTGGCGATCCAGAGCGGGCAGGGCGGATACGCCCCGGTGTTCTGCCTGCCGGGTGCCGGCGACAGCGTCACCCGCTTCATCGGCCTGGCCGAAGCGCTGGGCAGCGAGTGGCCGGTGTACGGTCTGCAATCGCGCGGGCTGGACGCTGCCGCCCCGCCGCACAGCAGCATCGAGGCGGCGGCAGCCTGTCATGTGCGGGCCATCGAGGCGCTGCATCCGCATGGGCCGCTGAACCTGGTCGGGCATTCGTTCGGCGGCTGGGTGGCGCATGCCGTGGCGGTGCGTTTGCAGGCCCAGGGGCGCGAGGTGCGCTCGCTGACCCTGATCGATAGCGAAGCGCCTGGCAGCGACAGCGTCTGTGGTCGGCCTTACACCGCCACGGCGGCGCTGCAACGGCTGATCGAGTCGCTGCAACTGTCCAGCGGGCGCGACTTGCAGCTCGACCGTGATGCCTTCGCCGCATTGGACGACGCGCAGCAACTGTCGACCTTGCACCAGGCCATGGTGCGGGTCGGCTTGATGCCCGCGCGGTCTTCGCTGCAGGCCCTGCAGGGCATCGCCCGCACGTTCGCCAGCGCGCTGCGCACCCCGTACCTGGCGCCGGGTGTCTACAGCGGCCCGGTGAGCCTGGTGCTGGTGGCCGACGCGACCCTGGATGCCGCCGGCAACCAGCGCGAGCAGGCCGCCATGCAGGCCGGCTGGCAGCGTGTACTGCCGCAATTGACGCTATGGCACGGCCCGGGCAACCACTACAGCATCCTCAAGACGCCCGAGGTATTCAGCCTGGCGGCCTGGTGGCATGACGGTCAGCGCCTGGTACGGGTGACTCCTTGA